In Drosophila nasuta strain 15112-1781.00 chromosome 2R, ASM2355853v1, whole genome shotgun sequence, a single genomic region encodes these proteins:
- the LOC132786302 gene encoding muscle-specific protein 20, with translation MAPRNKEQEQEVLNWIFAVIGEKVPSGQYEDILKDGIWLCKLANKLAPGSVKKIQERGTNFQLMENIQRFQAAVKKYGVPEEEIFQTADLFERRNIPQVTLSLYALGRITQKHPEFTGPSLGPKMSDKNERTFTEEQLRAHEGELNLQMGFNKGASQAGHGGFSNTRHM, from the exons ATGGCT CCACGCAACAAGGAACAAGAACAGGAAGTCCTCAACTGGATCTTTGCCGTGATCGGCGAGAAGGTGCCCAGCGGTCAGTATGAGGATATCCTTAAGGACGGCATCTGGCTGTGCAAGCTGGCCAACAAGCTGGCTCCCGGCTCGGTGAAGAAGATCCAAGAGCGCGGCACAAACTTCCAGCTGATGGAGAACATTCAGCGCTTCCAGGCTGCCGTCAAGAAGTACGGTGTCCCCGAGGAGGAGATCTTCCAGACGGCCGATCTCTTCGAGCGTCGCAATATTCCACAAGTCACCCTGTCGCTTTACGCCCTGGGCCGCATT ACACAAAAGCACCCCGAGTTCACCGGCCCCTCTCTGGGCCCCAAGATGTCCGACAAGAACGAGCGCACGTTCACCGAGGAGCAGCTGCGTGCTCACGAGGGTGAGCTGAACCTGCAGATGGGCTTCAACAAGGGCGCCTCCCAGGCGGGTCATGGTGGCTTCAGCAACACACGCCACATGTAA